In Panicum virgatum strain AP13 chromosome 5K, P.virgatum_v5, whole genome shotgun sequence, the genomic window TTCAGTTTCAACATCTGAGAGCTACGCTTCAGCGTTCACAGAAAATATGAGACCTTAGTAACAGAGGGgccctaaaaatatattgtgCTCACGACTATATATGTCTGTATACCCAATGGCTTAATACACTATATTCTGTCAGCAGCTACAAAATAGTACTTCATTTTTAAATAAATGACGTTTAGGaccacatatatttttaaaaaggaGGTAgtagccaaaaaaaaaaggtgagcAGTGAGACTTGATTCCATCAAATACTACCATGCAAGCAATAACAATCGGTGACTAGTATTTGAGATTTACAGAAAAAACAAATAATAAAGGATGATGACGGCATATATTCATGATTTTGCAAGAACATAGTAGTTATTGAATTAACAGCTCTATCGATCAAAGACATAAGAGTTTATACAAAAGCAAGATATGTTACCTTAAAGAACTTGATGCTGGAGAATGGTTGTTATGCACACCAAGGAAAGTAACTGGTTAGAAGTTTGATATGTCCTATTAAATCAATAAAAGAAACTAAGTAGCATTCAAATATCAAAAACCTTTCAAGAGGGTTATCTTTTCCACGAGTAAGATCAATCTTAACATTGCTAACAACaacgtcctcttccttcagcaGCACCCCAGAAGATTTCTTAAAGACAGTAGCATCAACATTAGAAAATGGAAGTGTGGATTCTTCAGAGGTCAGTTACTGCAGCCAACTTAGTAATGAGCAAAAGTACATGCAAACCTGTGAACAAACTATGTCCTGTGAagttatatttttgaaatgctCCAGCTTGTCCTTTGGAACCGAATACTGATTGCAAAACTGCAACTCAATAAAATAGAATAATGTGATACTTCCACAAAAAGTGAGGTTAGCTTAAGTAATAAGTACATCAGTACAGCACTGATGCCACATATTATTATTTAACAGAAAAGTAGTTCTCAAAATCACTCAAGCAAAAATGTCAATAACCTATCTAGTAAAGAGCAGGATTGCTATACTACAGCGGTCTACATGATGCATAAACAGGTTACAGTATCTGTATATGTCTTCACGTAGGCATTATCATTCAGATCTCCCAAAATGAAAACAACCTTACATCTTTGAGTATACTACTTTACAGCAGCAATGATTTGATGAAACAGGCCAGAATTACCATATTTACAACATAAAACGCTCTAACAAAGCTGTGATATAATAGTATGCAGGATTTCAACGTATAAGATTGAGCAGGGTTCATTAATTCAAATTAATTCCATGGACATAGACACAACTTAATTTGTGAAAGAAACAGATTCTCCTAAAGTACAAATGCAAGCATGTAACAAATGACATGACAAATAGCACTTATATAGAAGCAGTACATTGACAAAAATCATACTACCTTGTAGAGTTCTCTTCGGCGAATACGTTGAATGATTTCTTTCGCTTTCTTCAGTTCATTATTGGGGGCAGTTTCAATGCTTTTAATGATTGTGTCATCCAACTGGAATTTCCGGCGAAGTAAGATGGATATACTGGAAAACAAATATGAACACAATAAAGTAACAATTACTGGCACCAAACCTTCCAAAAATCTTCTGGATCATTTGCGTGCCATGATATTCCTAAGTAATCATTAGCCTCGATGAGTGCGTCCACGAGCATGAGTTCAACAGCCTAAAGATTGAGGACTGTTAGAGAATGAACCAGAATATATCATAACAAGAATGTAAACTCTGAtgcttaaaaaaaatataataacttAAAGGCACCCGCAACTAAAATCTCTACATAACGACGAATTTAACTTTTGGAAACATGAGACTCGTTTACTTAAAGCTCAACGGAAGGCCAATTAGAAAACTCTACTAGGCTTCATGTATCACCTTTATGATATAACACTATATAGGCCTCACTGTAGGAATTGAAAGAAAAGCTTTGAATCAATCATGTACCAGTCAGGACCTTACCTGAATCCAAGCTGGACTAATCCATAGTTTTTTACCTTGGTGTTGCAAGATGATGTAAAcatgtttttttatttcataGTAAATAAAACAAAGCGTCGTAAAAAACAATAGGTAACGCAATATAATCATCCATACCTTTACTTTGGCGTGGGTGTAGACAGTCCGGTGCAGATCAGCACGTGTTGAAAACAATTTATGGATGCTCAAGTCTACAATTCCCAGTGAGACATGACAAGTCACATTTTGATGTCTTAATATAATGGAAAATTAGACCAGATCAAATTTAAACAGGTGAGGACTATATATAAAACACCTACAATCTTTGGCAGGGTAGCAAATTTCGTCACCCATCACTCGCATGCCCTCCATCAACCTGCAGGGAAAAGGCAATATAATTTACAAGATGCAATGATGGCTTGCAGTACAAAAGCAGTAAACAAAAGGTCAATATGAGGTTTTCCCTACAAACACAGGACATGTCATATATTTCGACACCTGTAAGCTTCTGAAATTATTAAACAAGACTCATACAATGCTTGCAAGACAAGTATACTTGACAATATAAGTTACAAGGCCTCATCTGAATTGTTGTGTATGACTAACACAAGCTATAAAATTATCAATGGAGAAACTAATCAAGATTCATTTCTCTGTGCCGATACAAGTGGCATACACTTCAAGTGTTGCTCAGTGGAATGCCAAAGGGAACAGACATGGAAATAATCATGGCAGAGCAGGAAAAGGAAACCTATTTTCTAACATGTTTTCAGTTTGACCGTTATGCTCTTTCATTCACATAATCATAGTATCTTATTTATATAGTCATTTTATTAACCTATAATAAATGAGGTCACCTGAAAAGAATGCTGCAATTGTCATGGGGAACTTTGATCATATATAATTTAAGGAAAAAAGAAGCACCTTGATGGGAACACACAGCATCTAGAGTACATGGAGTGAAATATTGTACAAAGCTTGGTTATATAAATTCATAATCTCATCAAGCAGGGCCAAAAACAGGAATTTAGCACAGGTTTCAACAGAAAGGAAATGTACCTCCAGTACTGGAAATTAGAGCCAAGACCACATGCTCTGCAATCACGGTCAATGTAGTCGAACCTGCCCAATTACTCGTCTTATAACATAACCACCAAATGATAGCAGAAACGTATGCGGGCGTATATTAGGACATGTAATGAGTTCAATAGAAAGTTGGCCCTTACTTGTCAACATCTATGCCATTGCGGCCATTAGCAACAATGTCATAAAGAAAATGCTTATCCTTTGCACTCTGAAGAAATAGGTTTCAAATCCATACAAAGTAAGCAATGCATTGCAAGTATGGATAAATAATTAAGCAGGTAAGAAAGAACAAGATACATACTTTCATGGTGGCAGACTTAGAGCTGGCAATTATCATCTCCTGCAAAACATTTTAGAATTAACATTGTAGGTTGGTAGCTTCTATATACACATTGTGATCAGTAAACAAGCTGCATGCACTGATTTTACTTTTTGCATGTAATCCCCCTTCTTATTCCATATATAAAGAGAACAGATAGGTCACGTAACATGTTAAACTGAATTCATCAATATGACATGCTGAAAGACTTCAAACATCCTGTGTTAATGAAGAAAAAGGAGAATTTCCTAAGTGGTGGTACTTAGTGTGCACCATGTATAATGGCTGAATGAAAGAAGAAGCTTACCTTGACCATTTTCAGATAATCATCTTCTATATCTATTGCATGTTTGTCAACGATACTGTCCAACAGCAGTGCTGACATATTTTCGTGGGACCTGAAAAAAGAAAAGCGTAAAGATTAATTGAACAAAACAGTCTCAAGTAGATTTAACATTGCAACATGCATGTCAAGATAAATGGTGGAATGGCCACACTATATCATCATGCCAACAAGCATGCACGATGAGCATGGGATTTTAATGTCAGGAGGTCAAAAAACATAATGCATAACAATTAAAGTAAGATCAAAACAAAATTCACTACAAAGACGACCACCAGATAAGGGAACATACATGGATACACATGAAACAGCTATGCCAGTAGTGTAACCTTAGGCCCTGTCTTTCAAGCCATGGAATCTAAGTATCTAACCATAACTAAAGGACAGTGAAAgtagaaatttgaaaataatTAAAAGCATATATGAAAGGTGCCAAATGCTGGAAGAGAATCACCAGGTTGAGCCAGGGTCAACACGAGGAAGAAACTCATGCTCAAACAAATGACTGAAGGGGCCATGTCCAATATCATGCAAGAGGCCTGAATAAGATTATGAAAAAGATCATAAAGATATTCAATAATTAATGGAGCTACGAGTGAAAAGGGCGGCCTGGTGCAAGTGGTAGTGCTTGCCGCTTGTGAACCGAGAGGTCACAGGTTCGAGCGGTGGCCTCTACACATTGCACGGTGTGTGGGAAAGACCTCCCGCTAATAACctcccccagaccccgcacagtgcgggagcctacggcactgggtgcGTCCTTTTTTTTTAATGGAGCTACGGGTGAGTGCACCAACCTGCAAGCTTCACAGTTTGCATGTCGATACAATCAATACCAAGCTCCTCTCCCTGTCAAAACAAAACAGTACCCCCTTAATTATTCAGCTATAAAATCGCAGCATTTCAATCAATTTGAAAACATTATTGTACACACCTGATACGTTTTAAGATTGTTCATAGCCTTCCCAGCTAACGAATAAACTCCTAATGAATGTTCAAAGCGTGTGTGAACAGCTCCAGGATAGACCAGATATGTAAGACCTGATACATtaatgaaagcatgttatgtgtCTAATCTAAGTACAAATGACAATGTAAAGTAGACCTAACTGGATTTCACAAATAAAGAAAGAGCTCTCAGATCTTCTTAAAACATCTCAGTGTCCCTGTAAATgataagggaaaattcgattcatgccaccacaactccgtgaaattgggtgtcatgttgaaaatcatgccactcaatggcgtgattttcaacatgagatccaatttcaagaaattggagtggcatggatccaactgacccaaaTGATAAACAGAGCAAGGCATTGCACAAAAGTAAACAGTCAACTATGCCTTGCATGGCTAGACTTGTAACAAATATCAAAGTTGTTGGACCTATAGTTATCATGTACAGCACTAAACATTATGAATCCCCAGTTTTGTCTCGTAAAAGCCATATAACTTCACAAGAATGACAAACAACAAATAGTAACTACCAAGATTTCATGGAGCAAGAGAGAAACTGAACTCACCAAGTTGTTTTAGGTCCCTCAGCCTAAATGCCACGATGCATCAAAACCAAATCATGACTAGACCATCAAACAGATAAATCAGTGGATGTAACTAAGGAAAACCATACTCACCTCTGAAACTCTTCGGTGTCCACAAACTGCAGAGCAAGCTGCAAAGCAGAGATTGCAAtagttattattattttatatacAAGGATGTTTTGAGCAGCAGAAATTACTTGAATAATGCAATAACCAGTTAAAGGATACAACTATATTCAGACGTCAGTTTAACACATCAAACCCAACGGTAGCCTTAATACAAATGCTAAGCATTAAACCTTAAAGTGGCAGTCAATTTGCAAGAAATGTCAAAACATGGAATTGCAATCCGGGTCAAACTGGTCGCAAACAAATGCATGAATGCAAACTTCAGCAGCATGCTCATCTAGTATTAGTTGGACAATTAACGCCAACCTGTTTTTGAACAGCCCTAGCGACTGTATAACAGAAAAAATGGTGAAGTCTGCAAAGGTCAAAATTTCCTAAAAGATTAACAAGACATATGAATCATCATAGTTTTTACTTATAACTGAAAATGGCCCCAGTGCTAATGCAGTAACGCTGTTTAGAAACCATTGGATCCATGACTATCAAAAACACTGAAATTTAAGAGTTTGAAATACCAAGTGGCTATCTATAATGGAAAGTAAAATGCTCCAAGCATAAATGCAACGATGTACAGTAGCTATGAGCCACAAAAAAAGGGGGGCCAAGATAGACTTTTCATGTACACTTGCGGGTGCTCTTCAGGCTTCACCACAGTGGAGTCAATACTAGTAGTGCATGGTTGAAACTGCCTACCCACCCAAAATAgtctcaaattttaattgccCATACAACACCTCATGTCAGATCCTCTCATAACAAGCCATTAATGTCAAATGTAAGTATGTACAACAGTCAAAGCACAATTAAACTAGCCGCCTGAGACTTGTTTATGACCCAATAAGTCAACAAAAATAATGATTCTCGCTGTCAAGGTAGCCTTAACGTGGAGTATTATTCTTCAGTTACTCCTATATTAAAATAGGCATGTAACATGCAGTTTCAGCATGGGCACAAGACGTTACCCCCGTTGAATATATTATCTGGAAAAGGGAACAAGACGCCACATGCACGGTTAATAATGCAATGAGAGTCCATGCGCCACATCAACATCACAACATGCAACACTTCAACAGGCccaaatactaaataaaacctTAAAAACAAATTGGCACATGGGTAACTACTAGAAACACATGTAGAGATGGGAAGCTTCTCTGCTTGATTCTATAAGGGCAGTTGGCACAATGAATCGGAGGGGAGCAAACCCTTCCAGAGTGGCAAAGTATTGCTCTCACACGGCCAAAGTAACGGCATCGGCAGGCAGTAGAAACCGtagaaacaaacaaaacaaacgcATCGCAAAAGCCGATAGGCCGTCGCTGCCGTCGCACAATCCTGCACCGCGACCGGCAAACAACAAGGAATGTGGATTGTGGGGGGCAACGCAATAGGCAACCGAACCGACAAACAACAGCAACGAACGCATCGTCCACCCATGACCAATCCCTCCACACCCGAACAGCAAGGGCGAAGCAGGGATCATCAATCAATCCGCGGCGAGCAACGAGTCAGGAGAGGCGGGGCGGGGGAAGGAAGGAGGCCGTAGAGATGCACCGGGTCGAGCGAGATACTCCCGTGGAGGTTGTCGAACACCTGCTTCACGAACCGGCGGTCGCAGCTCCCGTACCgcggcctggccgccgccgccgcaggggacTGGGAGGGGAACgtcagggccgccgccgccgccagcgcggaGTCCGCCTCCGGGGTGGCGCAGTACTCGCCcatgtcgccgccgcctgcggagTTCCCGAAGGTTCGGAGAGCGCGCGCGCTCGTGCTCGTGCGGCGTGGGGCGTCGCGGGTGGGGCTTGCGCTTTTCGGAGGTGGGGTGGGGGTTGGGGAAAGCTGGAACCGGCGAGGAAGCGGGAAGGACAAGAAAAAGGGCGAGGCGGCGTAGCGAGAGGTGGGGTTTCCGGATTGTAAAGGTACGGAAGCTGGCCAATGCCCAATGGGGGCGGTTACTCCATTGCTGTTCGTGATCCTCGGCGGGGACGGAACGGAGGAGAAGTGCAGCAGATCGATTCCGGAGGTTACAGAAGCTCGATTGAACGGGATTTAATTCCCGTTTTGGTTTTAGGCGGCTGCGCGTGGGGCCGGGCAGGGGCAGCCGTTCGGTTGCTTCGCTCCTCGCCTCGCCTTTTGCGTGCCAGGCAGACACGCCGGGACGTGCCGTGACAAAAGGGCCCCGGTAGTCGTGCGGCTCGCTTGTTTTCCGGTATCGGGATGCCATGTGGGTCCAAGGCTCTGCCGGGCCACCTGGCAGCCATGCTGGGCTGTACGGAGTAGGTATGGAAGGGGAAGCGTGGGAACCGAACCGCGAGGAGGGGCTACATTGGGGGAGTATATTCCGTTCCATAATCATGTCATTAAACGCAAATCTTGCCACAGGTTAATTAAAATCTGCTCCTATTTGCTCGCACGCCGCGTTCCATGTCAAAAAGTGGACGCGTGGCGTTCAGCCGTGGCTCTGgatattttgcaaaaaagccctCCTCTTTTATTAAAATCCCAACCCAGTCTAATATGCTCAACCCGCATAGTAACCATGTGCACATATTTTACAGATAGACCCTCATTCTAAACTTTATTTCCAcatgaagaagagaaaaatCAATGGTTATGTATTTTTTTACAGAAACCACCCCGAGGCGGTTTTCCAAACACCCCCTCCCACCACCCAACCGGCCAACCCGGCAACCCCTTCTCACAG contains:
- the LOC120706245 gene encoding deoxynucleoside triphosphate triphosphohydrolase SAMHD1 homolog, which encodes MGEYCATPEADSALAAAAALTFPSQSPAAAAARPRYGSCDRRFVKQVFDNLHGSISLDPLALQFVDTEEFQRLRDLKQLGLTYLVYPGAVHTRFEHSLGVYSLAGKAMNNLKTYQGEELGIDCIDMQTVKLAGLLHDIGHGPFSHLFEHEFLPRVDPGSTWSHENMSALLLDSIVDKHAIDIEDDYLKMVKEMIIASSKSATMKSAKDKHFLYDIVANGRNGIDVDKFDYIDRDCRACGLGSNFQYWRLMEGMRVMGDEICYPAKDYLSIHKLFSTRADLHRTVYTHAKVKAVELMLVDALIEANDYLGISWHANDPEDFWKLDDTIIKSIETAPNNELKKAKEIIQRIRRRELYKFCNQYSVPKDKLEHFKNITSQDIVCSQKSSGVLLKEEDVVVSNVKIDLTRGKDNPLESIKFFKDFGCDEKFPITDDRVSHLLPAYNEDRIVRVYAKKPELVEAVSEAFENLQLRMYGEKTQVHDTPKKKRMRSL